GCCGGGGCCGCACCGCCGTACCATGGTCATGTTCAACATGGTCAACGCGGGCATGGCTGCGCTCTTCCTGCTGGCCTGCCTGATCCGCGCGGACGCCCCGCAGCGCGGCGCGACCGGGATGCTGCTGGTGACCGAGCTGGTCGCGCTGGCCGTCGGCGCGGTCGGCGTCGGGCTCGGCGCTCGGCTGATGCGCCAGTTCGACTCCGGCCACCGGGAGCCCACCGGCTTCGAGACCCTCGACGGCGTGCCCGCCGGCTCCACCGTGGAGATCCTCCGCTCCACCCCCTGACCGCCGGGGTGGCGCACCGCCGGTGGCCAATCGGGTTGCCGGCGGCGCCCCGGTGCCGCAGGGTGGGCGGATGGTCGAGCGGAGCTGTGCCGAGTTGATCGCCGAGGCGACGGCCGCCCCGGTGGACGGCTGGGGGTTCGACTGGCTGGACGGCCGGGCCACCGAGGAACGTCCACCGTGGGGCTATGCCCGCCAGGTCGCCGACCGGATGGCGACGGTCGCCGCGGCGTTGGACATCGACACCGGTGGGGGCGAGGTGCTCGCCGAGGTACCGCAGCCGCCGCCGCTGCTGCTCGCCACCGAGGCGTGGCCGCCGAACGTCGCGGTCGCCCGGCGGACGTTGCGTCGGGTCGGCGGCCGGGTGGTCCAGGTCGCCCCCCGCTCCCGGCTGCCCTTCCGGGACGCCGGCTTCGACCTGGTGACCAGCCGGCACCCGGTGGACACCGACTGGGCGGAGATCGCCCGGGTGCTGCGGCCCGGGGGACGCTACCTGTCCCAGCAGATCGGCGCGGGCACCATGCGGGAGCTGAGCGAGGCGGTGCTGGGGCCGTTGCCGCCGCCGGCCACCCGGCACACCGCCCAGGCGGTCGCCGCCGCCCGGACCGCCGGCCTCGACGTGGTACGCCTGGAGCGGGCCACCCTGCGGGCGGTGTTCCACGACGTCGGCGCGGTGGTCTGGTTCCTGCGCAAGGTGGTCTGGACCGTGCCGGACTTCGACGTGGACCGGTACCGTCCGCAGCTCGAACGGCTGCACGCGCGGATCCGGGCCGAGGGCGCGTTCGTCGCCCGTTCCCGACGTTTCCTGATCGAGGCGGTCCGACCGGCCCCGGGGGACGTCGGGTCGGCCTGAGCGGCCCCGGGTAGCCCGTCCGGGGCGGCGGGGCCGGCGACGGGTCACGCCCGACGGGGTGACCGCTCCGGGCCGGTGGCGGGTCAGTCGCGGGCGAGCAGGGTGAGCATGTCCGGCAGGTCGAAGAAGCGGGCCGTCTCCACCGCGGACGGGGTGCCGTGGTCGGGGTCGGCGCCGGCGTCGAGCAGCGCCCGTACCGCCTCGGTGTCGCGTCGGAAGACCGCCGCGGCGAGCGCGGTCTGCCCCCGGTCGTTGACCCGGCGGTGGTCCGCGCCCCGGGCCAGCAACGCCGCGACGGTCTCCGGGCGGGCGTGGTAGGCGGCCAGGATGAGCAGGGTGTCGCCCTTGGCGTTGGTCATGTTCACCGGCAGCCCGGCATCCACGTGGTCGCCGAGTTCCCCGGCCTCGCCCGCGCGGGCCAGGTCGAACATCCGGTGGGCGAAGGCCAGTGTCTCGGCGTCGAGATCCTCGGTCACCGGTCCAGCCTAGAGGTCGGGGTGCGGGTGGGCGGCGCGGACCGACCGTGCCGGCCGCGATGGGGACTCGTCGTGGACGCAGCATGTTTCCCACCATCCGGTATTACCTACTAAACCTATAGGCTTTGACGTTTAGAGTGTCCGGAGACGCGTCACACGGGAGTAACCATGACCAGCATCCGCACCACCGACCTGCTCACCGTCGCCGGCCGGTACGCCGACCCGACCACCTGGTCGGTGCCGCTGCGATTCGACCGCGCCGAGCGCTGGTACGCCCTGCTCGCCTCGACCGGCGAGCACGAGGTCTGGGCGCTGAGCTGGCTGCCCGGCCAGGGCACCGACCTGCACGACCACGGCGGTTCCTCCGGTGCCTTCCTGGTGGTGGCCGGCGAGTTGACCGAGCAGACCGTCTCCGGTGGCCGGCTGCGCCCGCACCGCCTCGCCGCCGGTGCCGGCCGCCGGTTCGGCCCCCGCCACGTGCACCAGGTGAGCAACCGGGGTGACCAGCCCGCGGTCAGCGTGCACGTCTACCTGCCGGCGCTGCGGCACATGACCCGTTACCACCTCGTCGACGGCCGACTCCGGGCCGCCGAGATCGACCGGGCCGGCATCTCCTGGTGACCCCGCCCGTTCCCGTTCCCCCCACCCGTCGGCTCGCCCCTGGAAGGACCGCGACGATGCCGTTGCACACCATCCCCACCGAGAGCTGTCCGGCCCCGCCCCCGGGGTCGCGCGGCATCGACGAGATCCTCGCCGAGGCCCGGACCCGGCTGCGCCGGCTCGATCCCGAGCAGGCGCACCTGGCCCACCGGGGCGGGGCGCTGATGGTCGACATCCGACCGGCGGCCCAGCGCGCCGCCCACGGCACCGTGCCGGGCGCGCGGGCGATCGAACGCAACGTCCTGGAGTGGCGGCTCGACCCACGCTGTCCGGCCCGGTTGACCGAGGCGGTCGACTACGACCTGCCGGTGCTGGTGATCTGCCAGGAGGGTTACACCTCGTCACTGGCCGCCGCCGCCCTGCAGGACATCGGCCTGCACCGGGCCACCGACGTGGTCGGCGGCTTCGTCGCCTGGCGGCTCGCCGGCCTGCCCGCCCTGGGTCCGGCGCTGTCGCACCACACCCCGCCCCTCGCGCCGCCGGTGACCGCCGGCCGGACGCCGCACTGACCGTCGCGCCCCACCGGGCCTGGCGGACGCACCGTACACAGGAGGCTCCCATGTCCCTCGTCACCCTCACCGCGCGTCCGCATCCGCCGGGCCGCCCCGACCGGGTGGCGCCGGGCCGGCCCCGGTCCACGCCGTCGCTGACCATCACCCTCGACCTGGCCGCCGGGCCGCTGACGCCCCGGCTGGCCCGCCTGGTCGACCTGCTCGGCGAGCTGGCCGAGACGGGGGAGGGGGTGGTCCGGTTCAGCGAGCCGGCCGCGCCGCGTCTGCTGTCGTCGGTGCCGGCTCCGCGCCCGACGCCGACCGGCGGAGAGCCGGCCCCGGCCGACGGCGAGACCCTGCGGATTCTGGCCGGCACCCGGGTGGTCCGCCACGGCGACCGGGAGATCCCGCTCACCCGCATCGAGTTCGACCTGCTGCTCTTCCTCGCCGAGCACCCGCACCGGGTCTTCACCCGGCTCCAACTGCTCGCCAGCGTCTGGGGGTACGAGCACGCCGTCGTCCGCACCGTGGACGTGCACGTGCGCCGGCTGCGCGCCAAGCTCGGGGCGGACGCACCCCTGGTGACCACCGTGTACGGGGTGGGTTACCGGCTCGCCGACGACGCGAGGGTGCGGGTCGAGCGGTTTCACTGACCATCGCACGCGCCGACGCGACGCACCCGACTCGTCCGAGCGGGTGCGTCGCGTCGTGTCGGCCGTCGTGGACCGGGCGGGCACCCCCGTATCCGGGCAGTTCGGCGCTTCTGCTGTAATCATCTGGCTCGTACGCAGAGCGAGGGACCGGCTGCTAACTGTTCGTCGATTGTCACATTCATGCAACGCGGTCGCCCCTTGACCCCCGTCCAGGGGCCGGGAAGCATCGATGCAGCGGCGTCCCGGGCCGTGGGGAGATTCCGGACCAGCCCCAAGGAGGACCATGTCGGTCAGCCCTGCATCCTCGCGCGCCGGATGGCATACGTCCCAGCCCTCGGTTCCCGGTCGACCCCCCGGCGGCCAGCGGCGTCCCGCCCACGCCACCACGCCCGTCCTCACTGTCACCCTGTCCATCCCGCTGGCCAGCGAGGAGTCGCTCACCGCGCCGGCCCGCCGGCTGCTGGAGGCGGCCCGGGAGATGCTGGAACGTGGCGAGGGCACCATCACCACCACCGGCGTTCCCGCCGAACGGCGGCCCGACCAGGCCCCTACCGGGCGGCCCCCGGCCCGCGCCCTCGCGGCCACCATCCCGATGCTGCACATCCTGGCCTCGTCCCGTTCGGTGCTGCGTGACGGCGAACCGCTGCCGCTGACCCGGCTGGAGTTCGACCTGCTGCTCCATCTGGTGGCCCACCCCCGGCGGGTGTTCACTCGGCTGCAACTACTCAACGCGGTCTGGGGGTACGAGCACGCCGGGGTACGCACGGTGGACGTGCACGTCCGCCGGCTACGCGGCAAGGTCGGCGTGGACGTCCCGTTGGTGACCACGGTCTACGGGGTGGGCTACCGGCTCGCCGACGAGGCCCGGGTCACCGTCGACCGCACCGGCTGACCCGGGGCGTCGGGCCCGGCCGACCGGGGCACCCGGACCGGCCGCCGTCCGGCGGGGCACCATGGTCGGATGCGTGTCCGCCCGATCTCGCCCGACCGGCTCGTCGCCGAGCTGACCGAACGGCTCCGTAACGCCGCGACCCGCTGCCCCGCCCACCTGCGGGTCGCCGTCGACGGGGCACCCGCCGCCGCCCCCGACCGGCTCGCCGAAGCCCTGGTCGACCCGCTGCGCGCCGATGGCCACCCGGCGCTGCACCTGCGCGCCGGGGACTTCCTCAGGCCCGCCTCCGTCCGCTTCGAGTTCGGCCGGACCAACCCGGACGCCTACTACGAGGGGTGGACGGACGAGGCCGGGCTACGCCGGGAGGTGCTCGACCCCGCCGGCCCCGGCGGCAGCGGCCGGGTACTGCCCTCCCTCTGGGACACCGGGACCGACCGGGCCAGCCGGGCGGCCTACCAGGACCTGCTGCCGGGCACGGTGCTGCTGGTCAGCGGTGCGCTGCTGCTCGGCGGGGGACTGCCCTTCGACGTCTC
Above is a window of Micromonospora rifamycinica DNA encoding:
- a CDS encoding ankyrin repeat domain-containing protein, encoding MFDLARAGEAGELGDHVDAGLPVNMTNAKGDTLLILAAYHARPETVAALLARGADHRRVNDRGQTALAAAVFRRDTEAVRALLDAGADPDHGTPSAVETARFFDLPDMLTLLARD
- a CDS encoding DUF2231 domain-containing protein; protein product: MLVTFPFGLFVSATVFDLADVAGGPVFLGEVGYWTAIAALVAAGLAGAAGMIDLWDVRPGPHRRTMVMFNMVNAGMAALFLLACLIRADAPQRGATGMLLVTELVALAVGAVGVGLGARLMRQFDSGHREPTGFETLDGVPAGSTVEILRSTP
- a CDS encoding cysteine dioxygenase, which codes for MTSIRTTDLLTVAGRYADPTTWSVPLRFDRAERWYALLASTGEHEVWALSWLPGQGTDLHDHGGSSGAFLVVAGELTEQTVSGGRLRPHRLAAGAGRRFGPRHVHQVSNRGDQPAVSVHVYLPALRHMTRYHLVDGRLRAAEIDRAGISW
- a CDS encoding class I SAM-dependent methyltransferase, producing the protein MVERSCAELIAEATAAPVDGWGFDWLDGRATEERPPWGYARQVADRMATVAAALDIDTGGGEVLAEVPQPPPLLLATEAWPPNVAVARRTLRRVGGRVVQVAPRSRLPFRDAGFDLVTSRHPVDTDWAEIARVLRPGGRYLSQQIGAGTMRELSEAVLGPLPPPATRHTAQAVAAARTAGLDVVRLERATLRAVFHDVGAVVWFLRKVVWTVPDFDVDRYRPQLERLHARIRAEGAFVARSRRFLIEAVRPAPGDVGSA
- a CDS encoding rhodanese-like domain-containing protein, which codes for MPLHTIPTESCPAPPPGSRGIDEILAEARTRLRRLDPEQAHLAHRGGALMVDIRPAAQRAAHGTVPGARAIERNVLEWRLDPRCPARLTEAVDYDLPVLVICQEGYTSSLAAAALQDIGLHRATDVVGGFVAWRLAGLPALGPALSHHTPPLAPPVTAGRTPH
- a CDS encoding nucleoside/nucleotide kinase family protein, translating into MRVRPISPDRLVAELTERLRNAATRCPAHLRVAVDGAPAAAPDRLAEALVDPLRADGHPALHLRAGDFLRPASVRFEFGRTNPDAYYEGWTDEAGLRREVLDPAGPGGSGRVLPSLWDTGTDRASRAAYQDLLPGTVLLVSGALLLGGGLPFDVSVHLHLSPGALARRTDPAQRWTLPAFARYADEVAPASFADVVVRADDPRHPALVHRDGPGELLG
- a CDS encoding winged helix-turn-helix domain-containing protein, which produces MTITLDLAAGPLTPRLARLVDLLGELAETGEGVVRFSEPAAPRLLSSVPAPRPTPTGGEPAPADGETLRILAGTRVVRHGDREIPLTRIEFDLLLFLAEHPHRVFTRLQLLASVWGYEHAVVRTVDVHVRRLRAKLGADAPLVTTVYGVGYRLADDARVRVERFH
- a CDS encoding winged helix-turn-helix domain-containing protein — protein: MSVSPASSRAGWHTSQPSVPGRPPGGQRRPAHATTPVLTVTLSIPLASEESLTAPARRLLEAAREMLERGEGTITTTGVPAERRPDQAPTGRPPARALAATIPMLHILASSRSVLRDGEPLPLTRLEFDLLLHLVAHPRRVFTRLQLLNAVWGYEHAGVRTVDVHVRRLRGKVGVDVPLVTTVYGVGYRLADEARVTVDRTG